In the Primulina tabacum isolate GXHZ01 chromosome 15, ASM2559414v2, whole genome shotgun sequence genome, ctcaccaatctcatgcACAGTAGAATAAAGGAGGCGCAcatcaaagaaaaaaataatccTCCAACAACAAAACACGTgaagaacaagaaaaagaagGCTCAAGGATTTTCTCTCCAATTTTCTATACGATTCTAATACTTTtcctttctttatttatttttatggagATTGTAAACCACACCATGCTTGGCTAATTACCTATTCTGGTTTAAGTGttgtttttactgtttaatttatcactgtgaggtattcgtttttatatataatatttttgttattCCAAGTATTTGTCGATTTATGAGTTAATTATATGAATATTGTATATCGATTAATCTGATAATTTAATTCGATCTAAGATTTTCTACTGCTAACCATGAATTCAGTTATATGTAATTGTCATGAATGATTGGTACGTGAGTAGCATAGATTAGATGTGTTGTGCTTCATAATAAACTtaaatctaaataaatcaacataATTGAATttatcaattgcagctatctcgaTTATTATATTTCAGGATTAATTGTATACACGAATCAAAAAGCTAcctttaattaatatggaacgctatcgtgcTCAGTTGgttattgataagttttgacgGGATGCTGAGTTCGGTCAATTAATTTAggaaaacacaagaattttagTGGCTATCCCTATAATTTTAAGGTTAATTGCTTGGAACAACTTGAATAAGTTATTTGTTAGCCAATAAACAGTGATATAATTAAATTGTAGAACTCCCTTGAATCAGATGTTTTCTCATATtaaattcttcattttattcTACTTGattaaatatcattttaatttattgcTTTCCTTTCTTAGATAAATTtagtttagtattttattaaattcagatCACAAAATCACCTCTTTTACTTATTTTTATTATCGAAAGAAAAAAATCTACCGTTCTCTGTGGATTCGACCTTACTCACCATCGCACTCGCTATATTTGAAAGTAGAAAATTAAGTTTGGTGGCTCAAAGACAGCACATCAGTGGGGGAGCGATTTGAATCAAATGCAAAACTACAATAtcatttttgacattttataAAAACATTTACCTCTGACAAATGGGGATACAGTCCATTAATGCAACCCTCACCTATAGCACCAAGAGCTAAAACTGCAGCTTCCCTGTCTTTCCAAGCTTCATCACTGCCAGTGGTCAACTTTGTCTGCATAAAAAAATGCGAAACTTACAAAAGCTCGAGAAGTCATCAAACCATAATAATATTGGATGATTAATTTAAAAAGCAGAAAGCGTGAATATCATCCTCTCAAATTATTTTGCCAACTAGCATCAATAATTGCGAGCATTTCACTCTTCATTTTATGGCCCGTCCCcacaattaataatttttttttttgattggaAACTAAACTTTATTATTAGAATAGATGTGTTACAATAGTAGCAGATGATTACCACAATTAATAATTGAAAACAGTACATTAAAAAGCATACCAAAGTAAAAAATCGAATACAATCTACCTAACTGAATTGCTTAAAGAATATGTTCAATTAAATGCACAACATTTCATTTATACATGAACTGCAGAAATTTGTATTCCCGTAAATATTctctacaaaatattttaaagtagaTCAGTAAATTGTTATGCAATTTCTCCATATTCACTATGAGTGGTGCAATTTAAAGAAAGattgaagtgtgtgtgtgtttgtgtgcatCAAAAAGCATACAGCCCTCTAAAGTTATGCTTAAATGTGTCATACTCCTTCCTTGTGGATAACTTTTATACAAAACCATATGATGCAATTTGTTCACAGAGattagaaaaaagaaaaaggaaatcaGAGCAATGCAGCACAAATGACAATACAGAGGATCTAACATAGTAATGCATGAGATTACATGCATGCGTGTAATGCGAGTATTTCGTCCCTGGAATTTTTAGTTAGGTCAGAAGTAAAGATAATAGAGTAGAGAAACTAGTAAGGGAAAAACAAAGAGCATAAGCTACACTAAATCGCCAAGCAACTTAAACACCTGTAGAATGGGCATCAACGTGGGTAAGATATCATCTCCAAAAACATTGGAGAGAAAATCCAGAGCAGCTGCGCTGCACTTTCTTAAATTCCAAACATTCACAATGTCATCATcctgaaattaaaaaaatgcaTACAACTAATTATAATGTGTTGTAGACTTCATTTAAAAAATAGAATTGACAATCATGTGGTCAGGACAAGTTCAAGGTCATCCACTACCATAAAACCAAACCAGATAAATACTCACCGCTCCAAAAAAATCAACTCAAGTacacataaaaaataaattaaagaaaaaaaaccaAAGTTTCTCCCTTGAAAATAAGACAAGATAATCAGTTAATACACACCTCTTCTGCGTCCTCTGATCCATGAAAACGTGACGAATGGAAACGAGGTTTCAGATCCTGGGTTAAATAATAAGTgcgaaaattgtgattttagtAAGTAGAGAATTTCTGAAGTAACAGTAAGAAAAAAATGACAACTAGACCTGATCTCGATCCGGAAGAGATCCATCCTCCTGTAACGAAATGGTGAAAAAGAAACAACATTAATTTCCATTAATGTTTGAATCAAGATGAACTCCGGATATGAAGCAGACTACGAACCTCAGCTTCCAAAAGTGATTCATCATCATCAGCGTAAGCCATGTTTGAAAGCAAAACCTACACAAGTTGTTTAAATTCATTGAAAGATATAAACAAGTAGCATCAGATGTAATGAGAGCCTGATGGGGGACATACTGGAATAAGGCGTGGTAAAAATTCTCTCAAGTTTTCAGGGGGCAATTCAGCTTCGCAGTAAGTTGACCTGTCGACCAAAACCAACTACTTAAGTACAGAACTCAACACTACAGTGTTGAAAAGGCATTACCAAAACAATAACAGACATGGGAGGAAAGAAACTGGTAAAGGACCAAAAGTaacaaaataatgaaaatggACATTCAAGTTAAAGCTTGGGCATCTTTCAGAAAGACAGCGGGCTAAATATCTTAAGATCTGCTCAGAACATAATCATTTTTGAAGTGTTCAACATAATAAATTAGCATTAGCTGTCTATGCACTCCCATAACCTAGTTGACTATGTCATCTCTAACATTCATATCTTGTTCCAGTAGGGTGGAGTTAATAAATGAGATTCGCAAGTATATACCCCTATTACTCCATTAATAATCAAATGAGAAATATGTTATTAGCCAAAAGGATATGGCGTTTGACACCTGGACACAACAACGTATTGAAGAATATGGAAGAAAAATCAAAGGCGTCTGTTCATCAAATGTAAAAAGATTTGGAACTCTACAACCTACACATTGTAGCTCGAACGGCTAAACGTGTGCATTCAGATACAGATACAAGTAAAAAAAGAAATTACTTAGAAGCCAAAACATCAAatatattatcaaaataaaGCGGAACATAAAAAACAAACAAAGTAATCAAGAATAATCCAACTTAATTGCTGTGagcttcaaaaacatgtcagGTGAAATCACAATAAGGCGAGTAGAAAGCAAAAAAATATTGGATCCACTTACAAGATGGCATCCCCTACTAAATATTAAAACCTGATGCATATGCAAATTAAACATGGAAGCATCCCCTACTAAATATTAAAACTTGATGCATATGCAAATTAAACATGGAAATTTACCTCTAGTTACAAACAACAATTAACAAACTAATCCATAAAAGAAACAGCACGATAATGCCAGGCACAAAACGAACAGAACAACTATTTTACCAAAATTCACAAGCTTCTAGAGCCACTTCATCATCGGGGTCCTTGTTGACTATCAATATATATTCGATTACATTCCTTAGATGTGGCTGCAGAAGGTTATCTAATTAATACAAGGACAGCAGAAGAAAAGCTTTTGGGATATTACACACCCAAAAATATAACAGATCAAATTTAGTTATGTATTTTAGTATCGGAAAAGATTGAAGGTGACTTTTAAACTGAACATTGTAGAAAGTGAGCAGGACAAGATGAAATGCACACCTCCAAGACAGCTGAACGAACTTCAACTAGCTGAACAAAAGCAGAACACACCTGTTCCACAGAAGGGTAAAAAATAAACGAACACCCATGTTAATAGAACATcacaaagaaaaggaaaaaagacaCCTACATTATCACAGGCAACTTTCACAAACTAAGCTCTCACAGTCCACCCAAAATAAAAATCACGGACAGCAGGAATATGAAAAGGGGAAGTTAAAGAAGTTCCAAAAGAACTCATGCAATCACAAAATCTCAACGATCTGTCGATGGATAGACACGTATGTATGACACATTGAACAAGTCTGATCCCATAGATCCATTTACTTTCAGGTGGAGCTGTATTTTCGTACAGGAATTGTTGCCAAAGGCTTCATATATTCCTTATGGATTAAACAAAAGTTCGCACTTGTCATTTTTCTCTTAGATGAACATATGGTGATTGTAGGATTCCCAGACTGCTTACTGACAAATCAATTCAGTAAGACCAAAGATTCAATGTATAAATTAAACCATCATCCAAAAAGAAAAAAGTGTGAAGAAGCGCGAAGCCGGCATGAATAGTTGAGGCGAATGGTAATTTCATACTTCAACACAGATGAAAAGTAAACAATCATTTGATTTTTATCCAATTAACAACTGATAACTGAAAGAATCGCTTACCAACTTCCTAACTTCTGGAGCAGTGTCATTAGAAAGAACAAACAAACCTTGCAAATATTTGTCCATAGAAGAATATAGGACCtgtaaatttcataaaaaatttgTCACGTGCagaaaaaagataaaaataggAAAAGTAACCAATCCAGTTGAACTCACTGTAGGCATTAGCATGATGTACTGATTCACAGAACCCAAGGAAAGCTTTCTCAATGTAATGTTCGGTGAATGGAAAAGCTGTTTGCACAAAATAATACAAATTAAGATAATGAACCCATGGGTAAAATATGCTTATTTACTCAATGGGACAAACAGGAAGAGAGAAGCAATGTATAAATAAACTAGTGTGAACCTGGAGGAATCTTGGAAGAAAAACGTCAATGGGTCGTTCAGATAATCCAGGAATATCAGAATCAAGCACATGGGGCGCATCCTCACAAATCTGTGTCAAAACATGTGAGTAAAGCATTGGACCTTTATATGAATCTTGTCTCCCATATTATTCTCACATTAAGTAAGAACGACTGTGGCAGAAAGGGTAAAGGACCCGGACGCTATAAAAAAGGTACAATGGTTTCATGCTTAAATGTATATTTGATCAAGATAATCACAATGGAGAAATGCCTTCACAATATCAGACATCAACCATATGCGTCAACAAAGCTATAGAAGTATGTAATGGTAAAATTTAACTCATTCAGATGACCCCAAATAGTGCATGAAGGACTTTTCACATGGTTGGTCTATAAAACAAAAGCCAAAATCTGAGGGAAAGTGATTCAGGAGTGACTTAAATATAAAGACAATCCATACCTTAGACAAAGCATCCATGGCACCTTCTATGTGATTGACATCATTACTATCTAAGCACTTCACAAGTGCATGCAGCAATTCAGGCCATCCTGCTACTCCCCCAATCTGAACAAAAGTACTGATGATAGTCCCAGCTGTCGACCTGATTTGCCTATCTGCTGCTCCAATACAAGGTAACAACTCTGACTTCAGGTATTGCTGGTTTGTAGGCGGCATAGTCTTTAATGCGCTTCTAAGGTTATTTTTGAGAAGCAACCCTGCTGCTTGCCTAATTTCAATCGATTTCCCCTGCAATATGACCCACCCGAAAGTTAAGACAACATAAAATTCCATTCTGCAGGTCCATGGGCATATATATCTAAAATTGAGTATTTTCTTAAGAGTATCTATTCGTCCACAGATTAAGCATCCTTGACCAAACTATAAAGCTCATATAATTAGCTCTTGATCCCCATATCATAGTTTTTTGAATGCTTCTGTGAACACAGAAACACACCTGTCCTACTATCACCACACCTAGTTAATAATACTAGGCATACAAATTGCCAACAGAAGATCACAACCCAAATCACAAAACATTCTCCAGTTTTCATTCACCGCTTAATATGCTCAATTATTACACTTGCATACAATAGGCATTACTTACACAGCTTTCAGTAACGTTAACATGCAGTCCCACCTACCATATAGTTCCCTCGTTATACATAGAACACCCTAATCCAATCTATAATTGCATTTAAAATAGCAGAATCTCCTGCTACGCCTCTGCCACCTCCAAAGGGACTGAGGCGTGAAACAATTACACTCATCACAATAATAGTTGCCCAATTTCATCGTGGCATAGAATACAAAACGTAACTACTCAGAAACGGTGAGCAAAGATCACCAACACAAGTTCAATGTCTAGGTAACTAAAAAGAGACCTCCATGCGCGCTAAAATGAATGCCAGGTAATTGTTGAAATCAGGGAACTGAGAGTACTGCTGGAGTTTTTGGAAAATCTGCGACTTTTCACCGGAAGACGGAGACATCTGATGCTCCATAAGTCCACAGATCTCCCGCAGTCCCTCTTCCTGCGGCCGCCAAGTCGATGCTTCGCTGCCGCTTGACGCCATTGTCTTCTTTCCTGAGCAAATTCAAGTCCAAATTTGGTAGAAAAAAATTCAATCAGCGATCGAAGAAAAGCGACGGATTTCCGACGCCAATTCAGACAACAAAACGAGGACCGGCGAATGAATTTTGAATACTATGTTTCGAGGAGACGCAAGCTGAGAGCGAAGAGATTTAGCTTGCCTTAGTGGAGGCGGGATTTGGTGCGAGCAGGTGCAGGAGAGAATATTGTGAACCGCCAATGGGAAATTTTCatcattattaaaaattaacttTATTTACCATTCATATAgttaaaatcatcaaatccatatatattgttaattttttattatatattattatataaagaatATGTTAATTATaccgtattattttttatttttcaaatttttcttacatcaatatttttttttcaaaattgttATTTCaacttattttcaatattatttttctcaaatcactATAGACGTTCAGTAATTTCTAtcgattattattaaattaacatAGAATTAAGTatgtaataaaattaaaacttacactaacgttttttctcaaaattttcaaatcttATATAAATTATGATTACATGAAAATTTATAATAGATAGAGGATTTTCgtattttagaaaataaaatcaCATAGCAGCACAAGTGTCACGTTTCGATTGTTTTGCAGAGACAATTATTACATTCAACAACTTTCctctcaataattgcactctttgcaatcaatgagaaccGAAGCCATGACCTTGACTTTGATACCAATTATAGGACTGAGCATTTGTCGTTTGTCAAAAACTATTGTTGGTGGTAACGGtgaaactcaaatcttttaaactgcatAATAGTACAAACGTCGTGTTTCGATTGTTCTACTAGGACAATTATTACACTTAACAATCAATACTTTTTCATATAAAGTATAATGATAATTGATATTAGTTTATGttggaaaaaattatttgatgaaacttGTTTGGGCTTTCACTTTAGAATTCCTCTGGATCCAAATAAAAGTGTTGAGAATTTTTTGAAAACCACAAAAGAATAACAATAAAGGATAGGGAAAATTGCATATACTACCCCCGTGATATCCGAGTTGACATAAATCCCCTCGTGAAAAATTTATCATCTAAAAACTCCCTGTGTGTTTTAATGTCCAGCTTATGCCCCCTCGCCAGTATGGTTTATACAACACGCGCATAAAGTTGCGAATTGTCATTGTTTTATGAGTTTTTTTTGTCTAAAATGCCCTCGTTCGGTATAGAAATAGAAgacctcttcttcttcttcatttcGCTACTTCTGCATTTTCCCATTTTAAAAACCCTAGATTGATCCAAAATTATGAATCCAAATGTTGATGTAAGATATCCCAAACTCCACTGTGCAAGTGCAATGTTAGGGCAGAGATTAGAGTTGTTCAAACCGAAACCAAACCATCGAAGGGACGTCTGtattattgttgttattttaaaaaatgtggcTATTTTCGCTGGTGTTTGCCTGAAATTGTACGAGGTGTTGATGTTGGAGGTTCCTCCGAAGTAAAGTCTGAGATGGACGCTGGGAATGCATCGACCTCAACGCCAAGGCCAGCAACCGAGAGCTCACCCGACAACGGCAATGAAGAAGTGATACTtcaatttaagattttaaaagtcCGATCCAACACTTAATGCAGATGCAAGTTTTGATGAGTTTGTGTAATGGATGCTAGTTATTTAGTAATAAGGTTCCTTGTGTTAGGTTGATGTAATTTGGGGTTATTGTGCTTTGCTTGTAATTTGGGGTAAATGCAATCTGCAGTAACTATGTATTGTTGATTATGAAAACTTTGTTCAATCAACTCTAATGTAATCTGAAATATTAAGTATTTCGATTTATATCtttgttattttaatattttgcatctttttttagtattttaaagcatgaatgcaGCATGAAATGCAAATAAATACCATTGACATAAATAGGTTGCAAATGTCAACTTTGCAAGTTTTGACATCAAAGCTTTCCTTTCAATCAAAGGTACACTGGTTCCAAAAGTAACAAAACGACACAATGAACTTTGTTAGCATATCAATGTTTTACATCAAAGTTTTCCCTCCACATGATGCATTTGCCACTGCACTCACATTTTCACTTTCCATTGCACTTGCCGTTGCATTTTCAATTGTTCTTGCACTTGCGGTTGCACTTAAATTTTCACGTGCCTTTGCACTAGCACTAGCACGAGCAGTGATAGAATTACCACTACAAGACCTTGCCTTCGGTGGTTTTGTTGCACTAGAGGATTGTTCTTGCTGTGAGGATGATGGATGTCGTTGTGAGACAAAAGTATACCGTGAATGAAATGGGCTTGAAGACAGTTATTGATGTTGTGATACTAGAGGTGAAGTTGCTGCTCTTTGACTCTCGCTAGGAGTTGTGCCCTAAAAAATTTTGCAAAATGAAAGTTCTATGAGTTTTGTAAATAATGCACAATATTAATACCTGATTAGAAATTGTTCTGACTCTTGGATGCATTTGTCTTTCTTCCCCTGCTTTGAATTCTTGATGAGCTCTGAAAAATGAAGACAAAGTCAGTCATTTATTCGTTACTCAAGCATCAACAAACACAATCTCAATCTCATACCTGATAACACCTAGACCTATCATGCGTAGGATTTGTGCAACTAGATTTATTATGGCCTGTTTCCAAGCAATTAGAGCATGTGTGGGTCAAACCTTGTCTTGTAGAAGTCTTTTGTACCTCATCTACTcccttttttcctttttttcttaGGCCTTCCAGCTCTTTTCTTCACCTCGGGTGGCCCTAGAGGCTCATATTCTGTCTTACAATAATCATCTTCACCTGGTACTGCATGAATCATGTAAGAATATGTCCTTAAGTAGGCTTCCTTCTTGTAATATTGGTGAACAAATTCAGAAACCTGCATCCGATGTTCTCTTATTGCTGCACAAGCATGTGCACAAGGATATCCACACAGTTGAAACCTCCCATAGCTGCATTCTTTTTTTGCTAAATCAACAACATTTTGTCCATTTGGAGTCAGAATCTGGTATTCCATCATTCCAAAAAAGAAAACAACACAATTTCTGCTCTTTTGTTCGTTCTCATTCAATGTTTTAACAATGTTAGGACAAATCTCACCCCAGTACTTCTCTATTCCCTCCCTCTTCACCTGAATTCTTGTCATTAATTTGGTTCTAATCCATTCAAACATAGAGATTATGGGCATATCTCTTGCCTCCAAAATATAGCTATTAAAAGATTCAGTCATGTTATTAACAATAACATCGGAAAATGAAGAAATAAGGAAATGAGACCTGGCCCAATGAGCAGGTGGGATTTTGTTCAACCATTCAGCTGCAGTCTCATGATCTGGAGAAGTCTTTCTATCAGCTGCTTCTATTCTTTTCATCCACATAGCAAACTCATTCTTGTTTGTTGTACTTGCGGCTGCCCACAACATTCCTTTCAATTCTAAACCAGGATGCTTTCTTGCAAAATTTTGGTACAAATGACGTACACAAAATCTATGTTCACACTCTGGTGCAAGCTCATTAAGCGCCTCTAACAGCCCCTTTTGTCTGTCACTGATGAATGTCCATCTCTCAAATCCGATGTCTTCCAACAACTCACTAATGAACCATCTCCAATTATCAAAATTCTCCACTTGCACCACTGCCATTGATATTGAGGAAAACATTTACATTTCCATCTCTGCCAATAGCTACTAGAAGTTGTCCACCGTAATTTGTTTTCAAGAAACATCCATCAAGACCTATAACAGGTCGACAACCAGCTAAAAACCCAGACTTCAATGCTTGAAGACTAAAATACATTCTTTGAAATGTAGGCACGGAAAATGAGTGATCCCTTTTCACTAAAATCTTGCTACCTGGGTTATATTTCCTAACAGTCTCACAGTAATCCCAAAGTTTAAGATATTGATCTTTAAACTTTCCTTTAAGTTTTTCTAGAGCAGCTTTCTTGGCCATGTATGCTTTATATTCGCTCACATCTACATTACATTTTCTTCTGATAAGTCTTTTAAGGTTGTCCACTGGAATTGTAGGATTCTCGCACACAATCATTTCAATCCTTTTAGacaaatatttatatgttgCCAACTTGTTGCTACTGGCCCTAACACATGTATGTTTTCCAGTAAGAGTTTTTATCTGAAATGTTGGCCCTCCCATTACCAAACTGGCATGCAATCTCCATTCACATCCAGCCTTGCACACTGCAGTAACCCTTCTTTTCTCATTCTTTTTAAATACTAGCTCCACTCCAGATCTCACAGTCCAATCAACAAGAACTCTTCTAAATTCATGCACATCTTTGAATTTCATACCCACTGCCAGTTCAAACATTTTCATGTTCATTCTCTCAGAGAAGACATGATGTTTTGGACAAGAATCGTCATCATCAGAACTTGCCAAACTAATAAGTTCATCCTCTAACTCAATGTCGCTATACCAACACTCTGTGGCCTTTTCATTATGTGGCTTCGGTTGGCTTCTTCTTTTATAATCTCCTGCATCATTCTCTGTAGAAGAGTCTGAATCAACATCCTCATCAGATTCATGAAAGCTACCATCTAATGAGTCTTCATCATCTCCAATTGAAACATCATCAAGTCCAATGTCATTATCATCTATCGGGTCACTCCCAAATGACTCACTTGTCCCCCT is a window encoding:
- the LOC142527104 gene encoding uncharacterized protein LOC142527104: MESTVRIELWHGGKFDEQHNNLYRGGNKFVIPDVDLDMFCLDDLFDMLKAAGGQQMNVHFFFQLPKNAFTTEMVKIVGDAEIRTMFNCFRNHSVITLWSQENNFTPLKDAIIGVGCNPSDDTKAGPQVMNASDDNERGTSESFGSDPIDDNDIGLDDVSIGDDEDSLDGSFHESDEDVDSDSSTENDAGDYKRRSQPKPHNEKATECWYSDIELEDELISLASSDDDDSCPKHHVFSERMNMKMFELAVGMKFKDVHEFRRVLVDWTVRSGVELVFKKNEKRRVTAVCKAGCEWRLHASLVMGGPTFQIKTLTGKHTCVRASSNKLATYKYLSKRIEMIVCENPTIPVDNLKRLIRRKCNVDVSEYKAYMAKKAALEKLKGKFKDQYLKLWDYCETVRKYNPGSKILVKRDHSFSVPTFQRMYFSLQALKSGFLAGCRPVIGLDGCFLKTNYGGQLLVAIGRDGNVNVFLNINGSGASGEF
- the LOC142527841 gene encoding transportin-1-like isoform X2; the encoded protein is MASSGSEASTWRPQEEGLREICGLMEHQMSPSSGEKSQIFQKLQQYSQFPDFNNYLAFILARMEGKSIEIRQAAGLLLKNNLRSALKTMPPTNQQYLKSELLPCIGAADRQIRSTAGTIISTFVQIGGVAGWPELLHALVKCLDSNDVNHIEGAMDALSKICEDAPHVLDSDIPGLSERPIDVFLPRFLQLFHSPNITLRKLSLGSVNQYIMLMPTVLYSSMDKYLQGLFVLSNDTAPEVRKLVCSAFVQLVEVRSAVLEPHLRNVIEYILIVNKDPDDEVALEACEFWSTYCEAELPPENLREFLPRLIPVLLSNMAYADDDESLLEAEEDGSLPDRDQDLKPRFHSSRFHGSEDAEEDDDIVNVWNLRKCSAAALDFLSNVFGDDILPTLMPILQTKLTTGSDEAWKDREAAVLALGAIGEGCINGLYPHLSEIISFLIPLLDDKFPLIRSISCWTISRFSKYIVQRTAHQEGHEQFDKILIGLLRRILDDNKRVQEAACSAFATLEEEAAGELVSRLDIILRHLMCAFGKYQRRNLRIVYDAIGTLADAVGGELNQPQYLEILMPPLIAKWQQLSNSDKDLFPLLECFTSIAQALGAGFSHFAQPVFQRCIDIIQTQRLAKVDPVSSGAQYDKEFIVCSLDLLSGLAEGLGAGIESLISQSNLRDMLLQCCVDDAYDIRQSAFALLGDLARVCPVHLHLVYMNFSMFLSIATFYCN
- the LOC142526037 gene encoding uncharacterized protein LOC142526037; the protein is MLWAAASTTNKNEFAMWMKRIEAADRKTSPDHETAAEWLNKIPPAHWARSHFLISSFSDVIVNNMTESFNSYILEARDMPIISMFEWIRTKLMTRIQVKREGIEKYWGEICPNIVKTLNENEQKSRNCVVFFFGMMEYQILTPNGQNVVDLAKKECSYGRFQLCGYPCAHACAAIREHRMQVSEFVHQYYKKEAYLRTYSYMIHAVPGEDDYCKTEYEPLGPPEVKKRAGRPKKKRKKGSR